A stretch of the Bacillus sp. FJAT-18017 genome encodes the following:
- the ald gene encoding alanine dehydrogenase, translating into MKIGVPAEIKNNENRVAMTPAGVVNLLKFGHEVYIESGAGLGSGFTDEDYLSAGAQIVPTAGEAWEKEMVMKVKEPLPEEYKYFYEGLILFTYLHLAPEPELTKALIESKVVGIAYETVQLPNGALPLLTPMSEVAGRMAAQIGAQFLEKFHGGRGILLSGVPGVQRGTVSIIGGGVAGTNAAKMAIGLGAKVTIIDLNPDRLRQLDDIFGSEITTLMSNPLNIAEAVKESDLVIGAVLIPGAKAPKLVTEEMIKSMRPGSVVVDIAIDQGGIFETTDRITTHDNPTYIKHEVVHYAVANMPGAVPRTSTIALTNVTVPYALQIANKGFKQACLDNEALLKGINTLNGFVTYEAVAEAHGLEFKNTRSLLEQLK; encoded by the coding sequence ATGAAAATTGGAGTACCAGCAGAAATAAAAAACAATGAAAACAGAGTTGCGATGACACCGGCGGGAGTTGTCAACCTGCTAAAGTTCGGCCACGAAGTTTATATAGAATCAGGTGCAGGCCTGGGTTCTGGCTTTACTGATGAGGATTACCTGTCTGCTGGGGCACAAATTGTTCCAACAGCCGGAGAAGCATGGGAAAAGGAAATGGTTATGAAGGTTAAGGAGCCGCTTCCTGAAGAATACAAATATTTTTATGAAGGCTTAATCTTGTTTACATATTTACATTTAGCTCCGGAACCAGAATTGACGAAAGCGTTAATTGAAAGCAAGGTAGTCGGCATTGCGTATGAAACTGTCCAGCTGCCAAATGGAGCCTTGCCGCTTCTGACCCCAATGAGTGAAGTAGCTGGGAGGATGGCGGCACAAATAGGGGCTCAATTTCTGGAAAAATTCCATGGAGGACGGGGGATCCTGCTTTCTGGTGTCCCTGGAGTTCAAAGAGGCACTGTTTCAATTATTGGCGGAGGGGTTGCCGGTACAAATGCAGCGAAAATGGCCATCGGGCTTGGCGCCAAAGTTACTATCATCGACCTTAATCCTGATCGTCTACGCCAATTGGATGACATTTTTGGTTCGGAAATTACCACCCTCATGTCCAATCCGCTTAATATAGCCGAAGCTGTTAAAGAATCCGATTTGGTGATTGGTGCTGTACTGATACCAGGTGCGAAGGCGCCAAAGCTTGTCACTGAAGAAATGATTAAGTCCATGAGGCCGGGAAGTGTCGTCGTCGATATCGCTATCGACCAGGGCGGCATTTTTGAAACAACCGACAGAATCACTACTCATGATAACCCAACATATATCAAGCACGAGGTTGTCCATTATGCAGTCGCAAACATGCCAGGTGCAGTACCGAGAACCTCGACAATTGCTTTAACAAACGTGACTGTCCCATACGCACTTCAAATTGCCAATAAAGGCTTCAAGCAGGCATGCCTTGATAATGAAGCTTTGCTTAAGGGGATCAATACGCTGAATGGATTCGTTACTTATGAGGCTGTTGCTGAAGCGCACGGATTAGAATTCAAAAATACAAGAAGCCTTCTTGAACAACTTAAATAA
- a CDS encoding M24 family metallopeptidase — protein sequence MNQRLEKLSLWMKEQGIDVCFLTSPDNVFYLSGYYTDPHERLLALAVFQENEPFLVCPAMEKNDARNSGWENEIIGFTDTDNPWAMINKAIAARTSASIRKVAIEKEHMNVERYEEIQRLFPDASDILSAEERMRTLRLVKDEREMKSLREACSLADYAIEVGSSEIREGKTELEVLAAIEYELKKKGVSQMSFSTMVLTGKNGASPHGNPGQTKIQKGDLVLFDLGVVVDHYCSDITRTVAYGDINDKQKEIYDTVLKANLAAIKASRPGAPCSEVDLAARNVIADAGYGEFFPHRLGHGLGISIHEYPSLTATNPLLIEEGMVFTIEPGIYVSELAGVRIEDDVYVTANGVEILTKFPKELQIIK from the coding sequence ATGAACCAGAGATTAGAAAAACTTTCTTTATGGATGAAGGAGCAAGGAATTGATGTTTGTTTTTTAACATCTCCTGATAACGTCTTTTATTTGTCGGGATATTATACCGATCCACACGAACGATTATTGGCACTTGCTGTATTCCAGGAGAACGAGCCTTTCCTCGTTTGCCCTGCCATGGAAAAAAACGATGCCAGGAATTCAGGCTGGGAAAATGAAATTATCGGCTTCACCGATACAGATAATCCTTGGGCAATGATAAATAAGGCAATTGCCGCCCGGACTTCCGCCTCAATTCGCAAGGTTGCAATTGAAAAAGAGCATATGAATGTGGAACGATACGAAGAAATCCAACGCCTTTTCCCGGATGCCTCCGATATTCTTTCCGCTGAAGAAAGAATGAGAACACTCAGGCTTGTAAAGGACGAACGCGAAATGAAGTCGCTTCGCGAAGCGTGCTCCCTGGCCGATTATGCAATCGAAGTTGGCAGCAGCGAAATACGCGAGGGAAAAACCGAGCTTGAAGTGCTAGCCGCGATTGAATATGAATTAAAGAAAAAGGGCGTTAGTCAAATGTCCTTTAGCACCATGGTCCTTACAGGTAAAAACGGCGCATCCCCACACGGTAATCCGGGCCAAACCAAAATCCAGAAAGGGGACCTCGTCCTTTTTGACCTCGGGGTGGTGGTAGACCACTACTGCTCAGATATTACTAGGACAGTTGCCTATGGAGATATAAACGACAAGCAAAAGGAAATCTACGATACTGTTCTAAAAGCAAACCTGGCTGCCATTAAGGCTTCACGTCCTGGTGCACCATGTTCCGAGGTGGACCTTGCTGCCAGGAACGTAATTGCCGATGCGGGTTATGGTGAATTCTTTCCGCATCGCCTAGGACACGGGCTTGGAATCAGCATTCATGAATATCCTTCCCTGACAGCAACTAATCCTCTTTTAATTGAAGAAGGCATGGTATTTACAATTGAACCAGGCATCTATGTTTCTGAATTGGCAGGAGTCAGGATTGAAGACGATGTTTATGTAACAGCAAACGGCGTTGAAATATTAACGAAATTCCCAAAAGAATTACAGATAATAAAGTAA
- a CDS encoding metal-dependent hydrolase, translating to MKVSYHGHSVVKIVTGGKTILIDPFISYNSLTDLKANEEKPDVIILSHGHNDHVGDTVSLAKKNDSLVIANHELATYLGWKGVKTHGMHIGGSYQFDFGKVKLTQAFHGSSYETEDKQLVYCGMPAGILVMAEGKTLYHAGDTGLFSDMKLIGDRHPIDLAFLPIGDNFTMGPEDAAYAAELLNAKLVVPMHYNTFPPIKQDPHAFVDLLEGKNGRVMEPGDSLEL from the coding sequence ATGAAAGTTTCATATCATGGCCATTCAGTAGTTAAAATAGTAACCGGGGGCAAGACCATCCTGATTGACCCGTTCATCAGTTACAATAGTCTGACGGATTTGAAGGCAAATGAGGAAAAACCAGATGTTATTATTCTGTCACATGGGCATAACGATCATGTTGGCGATACCGTCAGCCTCGCAAAAAAGAATGATTCCCTCGTAATCGCAAATCACGAGCTGGCAACCTACCTAGGATGGAAGGGAGTAAAAACCCATGGAATGCATATCGGCGGCTCTTACCAATTTGACTTTGGAAAGGTAAAGCTTACCCAGGCTTTTCATGGTTCGAGTTATGAAACAGAGGATAAGCAGTTGGTTTATTGCGGAATGCCAGCCGGCATTTTGGTGATGGCTGAAGGAAAGACCCTTTACCATGCAGGGGATACTGGATTATTCTCGGATATGAAATTAATAGGCGACAGGCACCCTATTGACTTGGCTTTTCTGCCCATCGGAGACAACTTCACAATGGGACCGGAAGATGCGGCCTATGCGGCTGAGCTGTTGAATGCAAAACTAGTTGTACCGATGCACTACAATACTTTCCCGCCAATTAAGCAGGATCCGCATGCTTTTGTAGATTTGCTTGAGGGGAAAAATGGGAGGGTAATGGAACCGGGTGATTCGCTGGAATTGTAA
- a CDS encoding CBS domain-containing protein — MATKHEQILHYIDELPIGEKISVRQIAKAMNVSEGTAYRAIKDAENKGYVSTIERVGTIRIERKKKENIEKLTYAEIVNIVEGQVLGGRAGLHKTLNKFVIGAMQLEAMMRYTGAGNLLIVGNRIKAHEHALKAGAAVLVTGGFDTEEHVKRLADKLQMPVISTSYDTFTVATMINRAIYDQLIKKEITLVEDILTPLAETVYLRTTDRASQWHMFNRETKHGRYPVVDQSMKIQGMVTAKDVIGHDPDTLIEKVMTKNPMTVSGKTSVASASHMMVWEGIELLPVVDDSNRLEGIISRQDVLKALQMIQRQPQVGETLDDIVTNQMTLSTGKTKGDDFYQIEVSPQMTNHLGTISYGVFTTIVTEAASRVLRGYKKGDLVVENMTIYFLKPVQIESSLEIYPKVLEVGRKFGKVDIEVFNEGVLVGKAMMMCQLIDRH; from the coding sequence TTGGCAACTAAGCACGAACAAATCCTGCATTATATAGACGAGCTCCCTATCGGAGAAAAAATTTCAGTGCGCCAAATCGCCAAGGCGATGAATGTGAGTGAAGGAACCGCATACAGGGCGATAAAAGATGCGGAAAACAAAGGATATGTCAGTACGATTGAACGGGTCGGCACAATCAGGATTGAACGGAAGAAAAAAGAAAATATTGAGAAACTGACTTATGCAGAAATCGTCAACATAGTCGAAGGACAAGTTTTAGGAGGGCGCGCCGGCCTGCACAAAACATTGAATAAATTCGTCATCGGCGCAATGCAGCTTGAAGCGATGATGCGTTATACAGGAGCGGGAAATTTATTGATTGTCGGTAACAGAATCAAGGCCCATGAGCATGCGTTAAAAGCAGGAGCAGCAGTGCTTGTTACTGGTGGTTTCGATACCGAAGAGCATGTTAAGCGCCTGGCGGACAAGCTGCAGATGCCGGTCATTTCCACAAGCTATGATACATTTACGGTTGCGACGATGATTAATAGGGCGATTTATGATCAGTTGATTAAAAAGGAAATCACCCTTGTCGAGGATATTCTGACACCGTTGGCGGAAACCGTCTATTTACGAACAACCGACAGGGCAAGCCAATGGCATATGTTTAACAGGGAAACCAAACATGGGCGTTATCCCGTCGTGGACCAAAGCATGAAAATCCAGGGAATGGTTACTGCAAAGGACGTCATAGGCCATGATCCTGATACACTGATTGAAAAAGTGATGACTAAGAACCCGATGACGGTCAGCGGCAAGACCAGTGTAGCATCAGCGTCCCATATGATGGTATGGGAAGGTATTGAACTTCTTCCTGTCGTCGATGATTCCAACCGGCTTGAGGGAATCATTAGCCGGCAAGATGTCTTAAAAGCTCTGCAAATGATTCAACGCCAACCGCAGGTGGGAGAAACATTAGATGATATTGTCACGAATCAGATGACCCTTTCCACAGGCAAAACAAAAGGGGATGACTTTTACCAGATAGAGGTAAGCCCGCAGATGACAAATCATCTCGGAACAATTTCCTATGGAGTATTCACTACGATTGTTACAGAAGCAGCAAGCAGGGTATTAAGAGGATACAAAAAAGGTGACCTTGTTGTTGAGAATATGACAATCTACTTTTTAAAGCCCGTGCAAATTGAAAGCAGCCTTGAAATATATCCGAAAGTTCTTGAAGTAGGAAGGAAATTCGGGAAGGTGGACATCGAGGTATTCAATGAAGGGGTCCTTGTCGGAAAAGCAATGATGATGTGCCAGCTTATAGACAGGCATTAA
- a CDS encoding YtpI family protein produces the protein MPVLVFIIIISFVFYVYFKVKYVRSRRPAERLWLTSKSGIALGIFVLAFGINQLFLFQTTVTYIVAAVFIFLGAINIWSGIKSYKFYLPHAIKEAEGENA, from the coding sequence ATGCCTGTTCTTGTTTTCATCATTATTATTTCTTTTGTCTTTTATGTTTATTTCAAAGTCAAATATGTAAGAAGCAGACGTCCCGCGGAAAGACTTTGGCTTACATCCAAATCAGGGATTGCCCTGGGAATCTTTGTATTGGCATTTGGCATAAACCAATTATTTTTGTTCCAAACAACTGTTACATATATTGTTGCTGCCGTCTTTATTTTTCTGGGAGCAATTAATATCTGGTCTGGTATTAAATCATATAAATTCTATCTTCCCCACGCCATCAAGGAGGCAGAAGGAGAGAATGCATAA